In Nothobranchius furzeri strain GRZ-AD chromosome 18, NfurGRZ-RIMD1, whole genome shotgun sequence, a single genomic region encodes these proteins:
- the eve1 gene encoding even-skipped-like1, which produces DPLVSVAGHRQNPAKTGLDPSSQELQVLCSRSARLDPIRRHRTAFTQDQVSRLEQEYRRESYVSRPLRCELASALNLPETTIKVWFQNRRMKDKRHRHTSPWTHPLIDPLGALLIGRSPAPSTLTHPFLSPHLPHFQHYSSLPPHPSFHSLYSAPVRQLNVFHHRPGELAFYPSAGLVHHPATCAFSVCPQWEHQQLLKAQGDAMGLSHPLGSKKKTQPAVPDQIKDIV; this is translated from the exons GATCCTCTGGTTTCTGTAGCTGGACACAGACAGAACCCAGCCAAAACTGGGCTGGATCCCAGCAGCCAGGAACTGCAAGTCCTCTGCTCCCGCAGTGCCAGGCTTGACCCCATCAGGCGGCACCGAACTGCCTTCACCCAAGACCAGGTGTCTCGTCTGGAGCAGGAGTACAGAAGGGAGAGCTATGTGTCCAGACCCCTGCGTTGTGAGCTGGCCTCAGCCCTAAACCTACCGGAGACTACCATCAAG GTTTGGTTTCAAAACAGAAGGATGAAGGATAAACGACACAGACACACCTcgccatggactcacccactcaTCGATCCACTGGGGGCCCTTCTGATTGGCCGTTCTCCTGCACCTTCCACTCTAACACACCCCTTCCTCTCACCCCATCTCCCACACTTTCAGCATTATTCCTCTTTGCCCCCCCATCCCTCTTTTCATAGTCTGTACAGTGCACCAGTGAGGCAGCTAAACGTTTTCCACCACAGGCCTGGGGAGCTAGCCTTTTACCCCTCTGCAGGTCTTGTGCACCATCCTGCTACATGCGCTTTCTCTGTTTGCCCCCAGTGGGAACATCAACAACTCCTCAAAGCCCAGGGGGATGCAATGGGACTCAGCCATCCTCTTGGTTCAAAGAAGAAAACACAGCCAGCTGTTCCAGACCAGATTAAAGACATTGTGTGA